From the genome of Candidatus Yanofskybacteria bacterium:
GTGGTTTTTTTAATCCCGATAATTCACCAGCTAAAAATGGTGGCAGTTTTTCGATGGTACTACCGCCACCGAACGTCACCGGTGTTCTACATCTCGGACACGCCCTAACCGTAACCATAGAAGATATAATCATTCGCCACCAAAGGATGCTTGGTAAGAAAACCCTGTGGCTGCCGGGCACCGATCACGCCGCCATCGCTACTCAATCAAAAGTTGAAGAGTTGATACTAAAAAAAGAAGGCAAAAATCGTCACGACTTAGGACGAGAAGAATTTTTAAAACGCGTTGACGACTATGCCCAACAAAGCCACGACGCCATAATCACCCAATTAAAGCATATGGGCACGTCGTTAGACTGGAGTCGAGAAGCCTTCACTCTCGATAGCCATAGAAATTTAGCAGTTAAGACTGCCTTTAAGAATATGTATGCTGATGGACTGATCTATCGTGGCCATAGGGTCATAAATTGGGACCCCAAGGGACAAACCACAGTATCTGACGAGGAGATTGTTTACGAAGAGACTCAGGGCAAATTTTATACATTCAGATATTCAAAAGACTTCCCTATCGCCATATCGACTACCCGACCCGAAACCAAAGTCGGAGACACAGCCGTAGCTGTTCATCCTGACGATGAACGCTACAAACAATTCATTAATAAAGAATACGAGATTGACTTCGCTGGATCTAAAATAAAAGTCAGAATCATAGCCGACTCAGCTGCTGATCCGACTCTAGGCACAGGCGCGGTCGGCGTTACTCCCGCTCATAGTATTATCGACTGGGAAATCGCTCAAAGAAATAACTTAGCCTTAATTCAAGTCATAGACGAATACGGCCGAATGAATGAAAATGCCGGCACTCTTATCGCTGGCAAAAAGACCAAGGAGGCCAGAGAAATAGTAATCCAGTGGTTAAAAGATAATGATCTTCTAGAAAAAGAGGAGGATGTTCAAATCAATATTGCCCGAGCCCAGCGCAGTAACGGTATCATCGAGCCACTACCAAAGCTACAGTGGTTTGTGGCCGTAGACAAAGAATTCATCCTAAAAGAATCCAAAATCGAAGGCATAGCCTCGGGATCTAAGATAACTCTAAAAAGAATGATGCGCCATGTAGTTGAGAGCGGCCAAATCAATATAATTCCAGACCATTTCTCAAAAACATATTTTCACTGGATAGATAACCTGCGTGACTGGTGCATCTCGAGACAAATTTGGTACGGTCATCGTATTCCTGTTTGGTATCGTGATCATGAGATCTATGTAGGC
Proteins encoded in this window:
- a CDS encoding valine--tRNA ligase, with translation MSKEIVKTYEPKAVESKIYKIWEDSGFFNPDNSPAKNGGSFSMVLPPPNVTGVLHLGHALTVTIEDIIIRHQRMLGKKTLWLPGTDHAAIATQSKVEELILKKEGKNRHDLGREEFLKRVDDYAQQSHDAIITQLKHMGTSLDWSREAFTLDSHRNLAVKTAFKNMYADGLIYRGHRVINWDPKGQTTVSDEEIVYEETQGKFYTFRYSKDFPIAISTTRPETKVGDTAVAVHPDDERYKQFINKEYEIDFAGSKIKVRIIADSAADPTLGTGAVGVTPAHSIIDWEIAQRNNLALIQVIDEYGRMNENAGTLIAGKKTKEAREIVIQWLKDNDLLEKEEDVQINIARAQRSNGIIEPLPKLQWFVAVDKEFILKESKIEGIASGSKITLKRMMRHVVESGQINIIPDHFSKTYFHWIDNLRDWCISRQIWYGHRIPVWYRDHEIYVGVDAPASQDWQQDSDTLDTWFSSGLWTFSTLGWPNKTEDLSKFHPTDVLETGYDILFFWVARMILMTGYCLGEIPFKTIYLHGLIRDKDRQKMSKSKGNAIDPIEMADRYGTDALRFALIFSTAAGNDIPLAEDKIKGMKHFANKIWNISRFILTNTDSELLITDEQPKPTTAPDAAILESLNATTKSVSDSLERLMLHQAAQEIYQFAWYKLADIYIEASKTQILDSQTKTNTQKILIYCLANLLKLLHPFMPFITEEIYSSLPITNKKLLLVENWPA